In Bacillus sp. FJAT-45037, the following are encoded in one genomic region:
- a CDS encoding YkvI family membrane protein, whose amino-acid sequence MWLGGLKWMFLIIGTMIGAGYASGRELWEFFGAESGLAILLFALLFMISATIIMKISYAKRSEHYLPILHELMGKRLTKLYDVMIVLYLFSTTVIMLAGGGATLEVVHLPYWLGIVIIGGCVVLLFVWDTKGMTSMNAVIIPVLIICLLGVLIAFQSLQGFPIRFRFDEQHNWPAALTFTSLNILPLVAVLAAVGKEIKHKGEIWIASLGSGLVLGGISFLYNESLLQVAGDIMLYEIPLFAILKHYPYYMVIIMSALLWMAIYTTAAAGVFGLISRVRGYVKGSAWLIALALIALMAPLTTIGFSTLISILYPLYGVLNLYVFAAILLYPILNQKPK is encoded by the coding sequence ATGTGGCTTGGTGGATTGAAGTGGATGTTTCTCATCATAGGTACCATGATTGGCGCAGGATATGCGTCTGGTCGTGAATTATGGGAGTTTTTTGGGGCGGAAAGCGGACTAGCTATTCTCCTATTTGCGCTTTTATTTATGATAAGTGCTACGATCATCATGAAAATAAGCTATGCCAAACGCTCGGAGCATTATCTTCCCATCTTGCATGAACTTATGGGTAAGCGTTTAACGAAACTGTATGACGTAATGATCGTTCTTTATCTCTTTTCGACAACAGTCATTATGCTTGCAGGAGGTGGGGCGACACTTGAAGTGGTTCACTTACCGTATTGGTTAGGCATTGTAATTATTGGTGGGTGTGTGGTCCTTCTATTTGTATGGGATACAAAAGGCATGACCTCGATGAATGCGGTTATTATTCCAGTTCTGATTATTTGTTTACTTGGTGTGTTGATAGCCTTTCAATCGTTGCAAGGTTTCCCGATCCGTTTCCGGTTTGATGAGCAACATAATTGGCCGGCCGCCTTAACGTTTACATCCCTTAATATTCTTCCTCTTGTCGCTGTGTTAGCCGCAGTAGGAAAAGAGATCAAACATAAAGGAGAAATTTGGATTGCTAGCCTTGGAAGTGGCCTTGTGTTAGGAGGCATTTCTTTTTTATACAATGAATCCTTACTACAAGTAGCAGGAGATATTATGTTGTATGAAATTCCTTTATTCGCTATATTGAAGCACTACCCTTACTACATGGTGATTATCATGTCAGCATTATTATGGATGGCCATTTATACTACGGCAGCTGCCGGAGTTTTTGGGCTAATCTCTAGGGTAAGAGGGTATGTAAAAGGGAGTGCTTGGCTTATCGCTTTAGCTCTCATTGCTTTGATGGCTCCCTTAACGACAATTGGGTTCTCCACATTAATTTCCATTTTATATCCTCTTTACGGAGTATTAAATTTGTATGTATTCGCGGCTATCTTGCTTTATCCTATTCTGAATCAAAAACCGAAGTAA
- a CDS encoding ParA family protein, which produces MAKVIAVANQKGGVGKTTTAVNLSACLAYIGKRVLLVDIDPQGNATSGVGVEKGVLDECIYDILVEDVEAQKVIQQTTVENLHVIPSTIQLSGAEIELVPTISREVRLKRALQTVSKDYDYIFIDCPPSLGLLTINALTASDSVLIPVQCEYYALEGLSQLLNTVRLVQKHLNTDLAIEGVLLTMLDARTNLGIQVIDEVKKYFREKVFDTIIPRNVRLGEAPSHGKPIIIYDAKSRGAQVYVDLAKEVVSSGERVR; this is translated from the coding sequence GTGGCTAAAGTCATTGCTGTAGCAAATCAAAAAGGCGGCGTTGGAAAAACAACAACAGCTGTAAATCTAAGTGCTTGTTTAGCCTATATTGGCAAACGCGTTCTTTTAGTAGACATTGATCCACAAGGGAATGCAACGAGTGGTGTAGGTGTTGAAAAAGGAGTCCTAGACGAATGTATCTATGACATCTTGGTAGAAGATGTTGAAGCGCAGAAAGTAATTCAACAAACAACAGTGGAGAATTTGCATGTAATTCCTTCCACAATTCAATTATCCGGCGCAGAGATTGAGCTCGTTCCAACTATTTCTCGTGAAGTTCGTTTGAAGCGAGCGCTTCAAACGGTTTCAAAGGATTATGATTATATCTTTATTGATTGTCCACCTTCATTAGGCCTGCTCACAATTAATGCGTTAACAGCATCAGATAGTGTCCTCATCCCTGTGCAGTGTGAGTATTACGCTTTAGAAGGATTAAGTCAATTACTTAACACCGTTCGACTTGTGCAAAAGCATCTTAACACCGACTTAGCCATTGAAGGTGTTTTATTAACGATGCTTGATGCACGCACGAACTTAGGAATCCAAGTCATTGATGAAGTGAAAAAATATTTTCGTGAAAAAGTATTTGATACCATCATTCCCCGTAATGTACGATTGGGAGAGGCACCAAGTCATGGCAAGCCAATCATTATTTACGATGCAAAATCACGTGGAGCGCAAGTATATGTAGATTTAGCAAAGGAAGTGGTGTCTAGTGGCGAAAGGGTTAGGTAA
- a CDS encoding aminotransferase class V-fold PLP-dependent enzyme, with protein MIYFDHAASSFPKPEAVGQAMLEAVNQYGANPGRGGHKLAERATQVIQEARAEISSFFGAPNGKHVWFYQNATMALNQAICGFPFSKGDHVVTTVFEHNSVLRPLNSVSDTKGIDVTYVQPDAEGKISIQAIAQAVKPKTKAIIISHASNVTGVIVDLRAISEVARKIGAVFIVDASQTAGTLPIDMERDGIDLLAFAGHKSMLGPQGTGVLISKDDYNLFPLIHGGTGSYSESSEQPTQWPDRYEAGTLNTPGIAGLLAGIREVKTLGIEQIYQHEQALLAQLLKGLENLQTINTFGTTDINDRLAVCSFRLDQVESHELAFILDEHYDIAVRAGLHCAPMTHHELETVETGLVRVSFGPYNTADEVQALLEALVEIEQAFLE; from the coding sequence ATGATTTACTTTGACCATGCTGCTTCCTCGTTTCCAAAGCCGGAAGCAGTTGGCCAAGCGATGCTTGAAGCTGTGAATCAGTATGGCGCTAATCCAGGCCGAGGTGGACACAAATTAGCAGAACGAGCAACGCAGGTCATACAAGAAGCAAGAGCAGAGATTTCTTCCTTTTTTGGTGCGCCTAATGGGAAGCATGTTTGGTTTTATCAAAATGCTACGATGGCATTGAATCAAGCCATTTGTGGGTTTCCCTTTTCGAAGGGTGATCATGTTGTGACGACGGTGTTTGAACACAACTCTGTCTTACGCCCTCTTAATAGTGTTTCTGATACAAAGGGAATTGACGTAACCTACGTTCAACCAGATGCAGAGGGGAAAATCTCTATTCAAGCGATTGCTCAAGCAGTAAAACCAAAGACAAAAGCAATCATTATCTCTCACGCATCCAATGTCACGGGGGTCATAGTTGACCTTCGAGCTATTTCAGAGGTTGCACGAAAAATCGGTGCTGTTTTTATTGTCGATGCTTCGCAAACAGCTGGAACTTTGCCTATTGATATGGAGAGAGATGGGATTGACTTATTGGCCTTTGCTGGTCATAAAAGCATGCTTGGTCCACAAGGGACGGGAGTTCTCATTTCAAAAGATGATTATAATCTCTTCCCGTTAATACACGGTGGGACAGGAAGCTACTCAGAAAGTAGCGAGCAACCAACACAATGGCCTGATCGCTACGAAGCTGGTACATTAAATACACCTGGTATAGCCGGTTTACTAGCAGGGATACGTGAAGTGAAGACACTTGGAATCGAGCAAATCTACCAACATGAACAGGCGCTACTTGCTCAATTGTTAAAAGGACTAGAAAATTTACAAACGATAAATACATTTGGAACAACCGATATCAATGATCGTTTAGCTGTCTGTTCGTTTCGGTTAGATCAAGTAGAGAGCCATGAACTGGCCTTTATTTTAGATGAACATTACGACATCGCCGTGCGTGCGGGACTTCACTGTGCTCCGATGACACATCATGAGCTAGAGACTGTCGAGACAGGGCTTGTCCGGGTAAGTTTCGGGCCATACAATACAGCTGATGAAGTACAGGCTTTGCTTGAGGCGTTAGTGGAGATAGAACAAGCATTTTTAGAGTAG
- the ychF gene encoding redox-regulated ATPase YchF, with amino-acid sequence MALTTGIVGLPNVGKSTLFNAITQAGAESANYPFCTIDPNVGIVEVPDHRLQKLTELVDPKKTIPTAFEFTDIAGIVEGASKGEGLGNKFLSHIRQVDAISHVVRCFADDNITHVSGSVNPLNDIQVINLELILADFETVEKRIARVGKLARTKDKEAVAELEVLELLRDAFEEEKPARSIEFTEEQEKIVHQLHLLTNKPVLYAANVSEEDLLSPEDNDYVKQVKDFAAGENSEVIVVCAKIESEISELEGEEKQMFLEELGIKESGLDQLIKAAYNLLGLQTYFTAGVQEVRAWTFRKGIKAPQAAGIIHTDFERGFIRAEIVSYDDLVDAGTMAVAKERGKVRLEGKEYIVQDGDVIHFRFNV; translated from the coding sequence ATGGCATTAACAACTGGAATTGTTGGTTTACCTAACGTTGGGAAATCAACCTTATTTAATGCAATTACACAAGCTGGCGCAGAGTCGGCTAACTATCCGTTTTGTACGATTGATCCTAATGTCGGGATTGTGGAAGTTCCTGATCACAGATTGCAAAAATTAACGGAACTAGTAGATCCGAAGAAAACCATTCCTACAGCTTTTGAGTTTACTGATATTGCAGGGATCGTAGAAGGAGCAAGTAAAGGGGAGGGCTTAGGAAACAAATTCTTATCTCATATCCGTCAAGTTGATGCGATTTCTCATGTGGTACGTTGTTTTGCTGATGATAATATTACTCATGTATCAGGTAGTGTGAACCCGCTAAATGATATTCAAGTGATTAACCTAGAGTTGATCTTAGCTGACTTTGAAACTGTTGAAAAACGTATTGCCAGAGTTGGTAAGCTAGCAAGAACAAAGGATAAAGAAGCTGTAGCTGAACTTGAAGTCCTTGAATTGCTTCGTGACGCCTTTGAAGAAGAAAAGCCTGCGAGAAGTATTGAGTTCACAGAAGAACAAGAAAAAATTGTCCATCAACTGCACCTATTAACAAACAAGCCAGTCTTATACGCGGCCAATGTGAGTGAAGAAGATCTATTATCGCCAGAAGATAACGACTATGTGAAGCAAGTGAAAGATTTTGCTGCAGGTGAAAATAGTGAAGTGATTGTCGTATGTGCGAAGATTGAATCTGAAATTTCCGAGCTTGAAGGGGAAGAAAAGCAAATGTTCCTTGAAGAGTTAGGCATTAAAGAATCTGGCCTTGATCAATTAATTAAAGCTGCCTACAACTTACTTGGACTTCAAACGTATTTCACTGCCGGTGTTCAAGAAGTTCGAGCGTGGACATTCCGTAAGGGGATCAAAGCGCCTCAAGCAGCGGGAATTATTCACACTGATTTTGAACGTGGATTCATCCGAGCCGAGATTGTTTCTTACGATGATCTAGTGGATGCTGGTACAATGGCTGTTGCAAAAGAAAGAGGAAAGGTTCGTCTTGAAGGAAAAGAATACATTGTACAAGACGGAGACGTTATTCACTTCCGCTTTAATGTATAG
- the rsmG gene encoding 16S rRNA (guanine(527)-N(7))-methyltransferase RsmG, with product MSKQAFISLVKEQGIELTEKQIDQFQRYFEVLVEWNEKMNLTALTSEEDVYIKHFYDSISASFFYSFKAGQKIIDVGAGAGFPSIPLKILYPELHVSIVDSLKKRIGFLEHLASELELDGVSFYHDRAETFGQNPAHREQYDIVTARAVARMSVLAELCLPLVKVGGDFIAMKGASAENELSDAKRAFDVLDAKVKSDHTFKLPIEDSERHITVIEKKKATKKKYPRKPGTPNKQPL from the coding sequence ATGAGTAAACAAGCGTTTATATCCCTAGTGAAAGAACAAGGAATTGAGTTAACAGAGAAACAGATCGATCAATTTCAAAGATATTTTGAAGTATTAGTTGAGTGGAACGAAAAAATGAATTTAACCGCTTTAACGAGCGAAGAAGATGTGTACATTAAACATTTTTACGATTCGATTTCTGCAAGCTTCTTCTATTCTTTCAAAGCTGGTCAAAAAATTATTGATGTAGGGGCAGGAGCAGGATTTCCAAGTATTCCACTTAAAATTCTCTATCCTGAACTCCATGTAAGCATTGTGGATTCATTGAAAAAAAGAATTGGCTTTTTGGAACATCTTGCAAGTGAGTTAGAACTAGATGGGGTATCTTTTTACCATGATCGTGCAGAAACATTCGGTCAAAATCCTGCGCATCGTGAGCAGTATGATATTGTGACAGCTCGTGCGGTAGCCAGAATGTCTGTGCTTGCTGAACTCTGTTTACCGCTCGTAAAGGTTGGTGGAGACTTTATTGCCATGAAGGGTGCAAGTGCGGAGAATGAACTCTCTGATGCTAAGCGCGCGTTCGATGTGTTAGATGCAAAAGTGAAATCAGACCACACATTCAAGCTACCAATAGAAGATAGCGAGCGGCATATTACCGTTATTGAGAAGAAAAAAGCGACAAAAAAGAAGTATCCAAGAAAGCCCGGAACACCAAATAAGCAACCTCTATAG
- a CDS encoding ParB/RepB/Spo0J family partition protein, which yields MAKGLGKGLQAFFPEHSDQQDQVKEIAVNELRPNPYQPRKLFSEKAIAELASSIEQHGILQPIIARKSIKGYEIVVGERRFRAAQKAGLKVVPVVVRELDEQKMMELALLENLQREDLTPIEEAMAYEKLMEHLHYTQEQLAKRLGMSRPHIANHIRLLQLPESVQELISEGTLSMGHGRALLGVKNHEKLSPLIEKVIQDQLSVRELEEMVNQINNRVSRETSRKKAPLPPQLKERQDYLRTRFGTSVSIKPGKNKGKIEIDYFSEDDLDRILELLQSNQQQS from the coding sequence GTGGCGAAAGGGTTAGGTAAAGGATTGCAGGCATTTTTTCCTGAACATAGCGATCAACAAGACCAAGTAAAAGAAATTGCAGTGAATGAACTTAGACCCAACCCGTATCAACCAAGGAAATTATTCTCAGAGAAAGCCATTGCTGAGTTAGCTAGCTCGATTGAACAACATGGGATTTTACAACCGATTATTGCAAGAAAAAGTATTAAGGGCTATGAAATTGTCGTTGGTGAACGAAGGTTCCGTGCGGCACAAAAAGCTGGTTTGAAAGTAGTGCCTGTTGTTGTACGAGAACTTGATGAGCAGAAGATGATGGAGTTAGCACTTCTTGAGAACTTGCAGCGTGAAGATCTCACCCCAATCGAAGAAGCAATGGCGTATGAGAAGTTAATGGAACATCTTCACTATACGCAAGAACAGCTAGCTAAACGTTTAGGGATGAGTCGTCCGCATATTGCAAATCATATCCGACTGCTACAGCTCCCAGAATCTGTCCAAGAGTTAATCTCTGAAGGAACGCTCTCAATGGGGCACGGGCGGGCGTTACTAGGCGTCAAAAATCATGAGAAGCTTTCACCACTAATCGAAAAAGTTATTCAAGACCAGTTGAGCGTTCGTGAACTAGAGGAAATGGTGAACCAAATAAATAACCGTGTTTCACGTGAAACATCACGAAAAAAAGCACCTCTTCCTCCACAGTTAAAGGAACGACAGGACTACCTTCGGACACGTTTTGGTACGTCGGTTTCGATTAAACCTGGTAAGAACAAAGGGAAGATAGAGATTGATTATTTCTCGGAGGATGATCTCGATCGCATTCTAGAATTACTACAATCAAATCAGCAACAGTCATAG
- the yyaC gene encoding spore protease YyaC has protein sequence MSTNPRLFGNKLTPIRVHMDEEHAKASLFQNLFDHTNELSRRELVIVCIGTDRSTGDSLGPLTGTKLQERNLHRFHVYGTLENPVHAVNLEDRLKEIHKEHYRPYILAIDACLGRVNSIGKISLATGPIQPGAAVNKQLPAVGDIHMTGIVNIGGMMEYFVLQNTRLYTVMKMATTMADAIYSVDQQLPQRIKPTSLLQNLTPRVFTQTKKETPF, from the coding sequence ATGAGTACAAACCCACGCTTATTCGGAAATAAGTTAACACCTATACGCGTTCATATGGATGAGGAACATGCAAAAGCTTCATTATTTCAGAATTTATTTGACCATACAAACGAACTCTCACGTCGAGAACTTGTCATCGTTTGCATCGGTACAGATCGTTCAACAGGGGACTCCCTTGGCCCTTTAACCGGAACAAAGCTACAAGAAAGAAATCTACATCGATTTCACGTGTATGGAACGCTCGAAAATCCTGTTCATGCAGTAAATCTTGAAGATCGATTAAAAGAAATTCATAAGGAGCATTATCGCCCGTACATCTTAGCCATCGATGCTTGCTTAGGACGTGTTAACAGTATCGGAAAAATTTCGTTAGCTACTGGGCCTATTCAACCAGGAGCAGCTGTAAATAAACAACTACCTGCTGTAGGGGATATTCATATGACAGGGATCGTCAATATTGGTGGGATGATGGAATACTTTGTTTTGCAAAACACACGGCTATATACCGTCATGAAGATGGCCACAACGATGGCTGATGCGATTTATTCTGTCGATCAACAACTACCACAACGAATAAAACCGACATCTCTTTTGCAAAATCTCACGCCAAGAGTATTTACACAGACAAAAAAAGAGACGCCTTTTTAA
- the rpsF gene encoding 30S ribosomal protein S6 — MRKYEIMYIIAPNLEEAATKEIIERFNGVLTTNGAEIDKVQEMGKRRLAYEINDFLEGFYVLLNVQANSEAIAEFNRLIKINDNVIRLLITKDEE; from the coding sequence ATGCGTAAGTACGAAATTATGTACATTATCGCTCCAAACCTAGAAGAAGCAGCAACTAAAGAGATCATTGAACGTTTTAATGGTGTTCTAACAACAAATGGTGCTGAAATCGATAAGGTTCAGGAGATGGGTAAGCGTCGTCTAGCATATGAAATCAACGATTTTCTCGAAGGTTTCTACGTGTTATTGAATGTACAAGCTAACTCAGAAGCGATTGCAGAATTTAACCGTCTTATCAAGATTAACGACAACGTTATTCGTTTGTTAATCACTAAAGACGAAGAATAA
- the ssb gene encoding single-stranded DNA-binding protein, with product MLNRVVLVGRLTKDPELRYTPSGVAVANFTLAVNRAFSNQQGEREADFLNCVVWRKPAENVANYLKKGSLAGVDGRIQTRSYDNNEGRRVYITEVVAESVQFLEPKGSNQGQGNAFPSGGGSPAGGNDYSKQNQQPNRQSGGFNDDPFANDGKPIDISDDDLPF from the coding sequence ATGCTAAATCGTGTCGTACTAGTTGGGCGTTTAACGAAAGATCCAGAGTTACGCTACACACCAAGTGGGGTAGCCGTAGCGAATTTTACGCTCGCAGTAAACCGTGCATTTTCTAACCAGCAAGGAGAGCGCGAAGCCGACTTTCTTAACTGTGTCGTGTGGCGCAAACCTGCTGAAAATGTCGCGAATTACCTTAAAAAAGGTAGCTTAGCGGGTGTAGACGGCCGAATACAAACTAGAAGCTATGACAACAATGAAGGACGTCGAGTCTATATCACTGAAGTTGTGGCAGAAAGTGTGCAATTCCTTGAACCTAAAGGTTCAAACCAAGGACAAGGGAATGCCTTTCCTTCGGGTGGCGGATCGCCAGCTGGTGGAAACGATTATAGTAAACAGAATCAACAACCAAATCGTCAGTCTGGTGGATTTAATGATGATCCATTTGCCAATGATGGTAAACCAATTGACATTTCGGATGATGATCTACCGTTTTAA
- a CDS encoding DUF554 domain-containing protein, with the protein MVLTGTIVNGLVIVLAACVGLLIRGIPERIKITVMQAIALAVVVLGIGMGLKSEQFLVVIGSLVIGGVIGEQIDIEKKLNQVGAWIEARLGSKEEGSVAKAFVTTTLIYVVGAMAVLGALDSGLRGDHSVLYTKSMLDGFSAIIFASTLGIGVIFSAIPVVLYQGGIALLATQINNYVPTELMDMFIVEMTATGGVMIVAIGLNILGILQVRVANLLPSIIVVGFIVTGMYLLT; encoded by the coding sequence ATGGTCTTAACAGGAACAATCGTAAATGGCCTCGTGATCGTACTAGCAGCTTGTGTTGGTCTTTTAATAAGAGGAATTCCAGAAAGAATAAAGATAACCGTTATGCAAGCCATTGCTTTAGCTGTCGTCGTGCTTGGTATTGGAATGGGATTAAAGAGTGAGCAGTTTCTAGTCGTGATTGGAAGCTTAGTTATTGGTGGAGTCATTGGGGAACAAATTGATATTGAAAAGAAACTGAACCAAGTTGGAGCTTGGATAGAAGCAAGATTAGGGTCAAAAGAAGAAGGTTCTGTTGCAAAAGCATTCGTCACGACTACGTTGATTTATGTTGTAGGGGCGATGGCCGTTCTTGGCGCGTTAGATAGTGGATTGCGTGGAGATCACTCGGTTTTGTATACAAAATCAATGTTGGATGGATTCTCAGCTATTATCTTCGCTTCGACATTGGGAATTGGTGTCATCTTTTCTGCAATACCTGTGGTGTTATATCAAGGGGGAATTGCCCTCCTTGCGACGCAAATTAATAATTATGTCCCAACTGAACTAATGGACATGTTTATTGTCGAGATGACGGCAACCGGTGGCGTAATGATTGTCGCAATTGGACTTAACATTCTAGGCATTTTACAAGTACGTGTGGCCAATTTATTACCAAGCATTATTGTCGTAGGCTTTATTGTGACAGGGATGTATTTATTAACATAG
- the rpsR gene encoding 30S ribosomal protein S18, giving the protein MARRGRPKRRKVCFFTVNKITKIDYKDTDLLKRFISERGKILPRRVTGTSAKYQRQLTTAIKRSRQIALLPYVNDVN; this is encoded by the coding sequence ATGGCTCGTCGTGGTCGTCCAAAGCGTCGTAAGGTTTGTTTCTTCACTGTAAACAAAATTACGAAAATCGATTATAAAGATACGGATCTTCTTAAGCGTTTCATCTCTGAGCGTGGTAAAATTTTACCTCGCCGTGTAACAGGAACGTCTGCTAAGTACCAACGTCAACTTACAACAGCAATCAAGCGTTCTCGTCAAATCGCTTTATTGCCGTATGTAAATGATGTGAACTAA
- a CDS encoding DUF951 domain-containing protein: protein MTEKEFDLGDIVEMKKQHPCGENRWKIIRMGMDVRIKCLGCQHSVMLPRREFGKKMKRILEKSPTA, encoded by the coding sequence ATGACAGAAAAAGAGTTTGACCTTGGTGACATTGTTGAAATGAAAAAGCAACATCCTTGCGGGGAGAATCGCTGGAAGATTATCCGAATGGGGATGGATGTTCGAATTAAATGCTTAGGCTGTCAGCACAGTGTCATGCTCCCAAGAAGAGAGTTTGGGAAGAAAATGAAACGAATTCTTGAGAAGTCCCCAACAGCTTAG
- the noc gene encoding nucleoid occlusion protein, translated as MKQPFSRLFGLSDKHEEVEVSSNEEVRQIPIADIVPNRFQPRTVFDEERIEELSQTIRTHGIIQPIVVRERDGKFELIAGERRWRAVTKLGWEKIPALVKEFNDSQTASIALIENLQREGLTSIEEAIAYAKLIELHGLTQESLAQRLGKGQSTIANKLRLLHLPEPVQRAILDRRISERHARALLSLKNEELQVQLLSEVIEKQLNVKQTEERVRFMLDGQSEPKKKATRKSYPKDMRIAMNTIRQSVDMVLKSGLKVDANEEENEEFYQFTIRIPKK; from the coding sequence ATGAAGCAACCGTTTTCACGCCTATTTGGCTTGAGTGACAAGCACGAAGAGGTAGAAGTGAGTTCGAACGAAGAAGTAAGGCAAATTCCAATTGCTGATATTGTTCCGAATCGCTTTCAACCGCGGACCGTATTTGATGAGGAACGTATTGAGGAACTATCACAAACGATCCGAACGCACGGGATTATCCAGCCAATTGTCGTACGTGAACGCGATGGTAAATTTGAATTAATCGCAGGGGAAAGACGATGGCGTGCTGTTACAAAGCTCGGATGGGAGAAAATACCCGCTCTAGTGAAGGAGTTTAATGATTCTCAGACAGCATCAATTGCTTTAATTGAAAATCTCCAGCGTGAAGGATTAACCTCGATTGAAGAAGCAATTGCATATGCTAAGTTAATTGAACTCCACGGACTTACACAGGAAAGCTTAGCGCAACGGTTAGGGAAGGGTCAATCAACGATCGCGAACAAATTACGCTTGCTTCACCTGCCTGAGCCAGTCCAACGTGCTATTTTAGATCGACGTATATCTGAACGGCATGCAAGGGCGTTGTTGTCATTAAAGAATGAAGAACTACAGGTGCAGCTACTTTCAGAGGTAATCGAGAAGCAGTTGAACGTGAAACAAACTGAAGAACGTGTTCGTTTCATGTTAGATGGCCAATCTGAACCAAAGAAAAAAGCCACTCGAAAATCTTATCCGAAAGATATGAGGATTGCAATGAATACAATTCGTCAATCCGTTGATATGGTATTAAAAAGTGGTTTAAAAGTAGATGCTAACGAAGAAGAGAATGAAGAATTTTATCAATTTACTATACGTATACCGAAAAAATAA